Proteins encoded within one genomic window of Parachlamydia sp. AcF125:
- a CDS encoding BPL-N domain-containing protein produces MNISNCPIDSGEIFIYHGPGIDRLCAQRIGNKFENTAASHYQVKYLKQISQLPLLDCYGKTLVVPGGHVLKILDGLTMQEVQRIRKFVALGGNYFGACAGAGIAAEGTCLHTSLESPPSKNSQLYSPKYLGLLKGNCFGPLFSHSNPDPSSPLHHRATAVKWVASEEIKKPFAIFSNHALGFHIPNQNAAKILLEYESHVPVAISTTFAEKGKVVLIGSHLEIQGHHLEEKWEKIKRKTQQILLHEHLPARMQEKLNAWESEEMRKTIHLLNTHKAEQQLAFKLLLQELHIQAREQWENSAASIKVSSHTSGDKKVSEIAD; encoded by the coding sequence ATGAACATTTCCAATTGCCCGATTGATTCTGGTGAAATTTTTATCTACCACGGTCCAGGGATAGATCGGCTTTGTGCGCAAAGAATAGGGAATAAATTTGAAAACACGGCAGCTTCTCATTATCAAGTGAAATACCTTAAACAGATTTCCCAACTGCCCTTATTAGATTGCTATGGGAAGACCCTGGTAGTGCCTGGAGGTCACGTTTTAAAAATTTTAGATGGTTTGACCATGCAGGAGGTTCAACGCATTCGGAAGTTTGTCGCTCTCGGCGGAAATTATTTCGGCGCTTGTGCCGGAGCGGGAATAGCGGCCGAAGGGACCTGCCTCCATACGAGCTTAGAATCCCCTCCTTCTAAAAATTCCCAGCTTTATTCGCCAAAATATTTAGGATTACTTAAAGGAAATTGCTTTGGCCCTCTTTTTAGCCATTCCAATCCCGATCCCTCTTCGCCGCTTCACCACCGCGCTACGGCTGTTAAGTGGGTAGCATCAGAGGAGATAAAAAAGCCGTTTGCCATCTTTTCCAATCACGCTCTTGGCTTTCATATTCCTAATCAAAATGCAGCCAAAATATTACTGGAATATGAGTCCCATGTCCCTGTGGCTATTTCAACTACATTTGCTGAAAAAGGAAAAGTGGTATTGATTGGAAGCCATCTAGAGATTCAAGGACACCATTTAGAAGAAAAATGGGAGAAAATTAAGCGAAAGACCCAACAAATTCTTTTACACGAACATTTGCCAGCGCGCATGCAAGAAAAATTAAATGCGTGGGAATCAGAAGAAATGAGAAAAACTATTCACCTATTAAATACTCATAAAGCTGAGCAACAACTGGCCTTCAAATTGCTTTTACAAGAACTTCATATTCAAGCTAGGGAGCAATGGGAGAACTCAGCCGCATCCATTAAAGTATCTTCCCATACGTCTGGGGATAAAAAAGTCTCGGAAATAGCAGATTGA
- a CDS encoding PqqD family protein — translation MGLSRRYKLNQPGVNYQILDEEAVIVHLETGTYYSLDLVGTFIWAHLMEGASAQQILQDLYVCYEEIPQTVEQEILAFIRQLEEEKLIVQQKEIELTFNFSSPSPAFESAKGLFVTPCLNKYTEMQELLLLDPLFESETQSMLNLAFSSF, via the coding sequence ATGGGCCTATCTCGGCGATATAAGCTAAACCAGCCAGGCGTGAACTACCAAATTTTAGATGAGGAGGCTGTTATCGTGCATCTGGAAACAGGGACTTATTATAGCCTCGATCTGGTAGGCACCTTTATATGGGCTCACCTGATGGAAGGAGCTTCTGCCCAGCAAATCTTGCAAGATCTCTATGTCTGCTATGAGGAGATCCCCCAAACAGTTGAACAAGAGATTCTCGCATTCATCCGGCAACTTGAAGAAGAAAAACTGATTGTGCAACAAAAAGAAATTGAATTAACTTTTAACTTCTCCTCCCCCAGTCCAGCTTTTGAATCAGCCAAAGGCTTATTTGTTACCCCTTGCTTGAACAAATATACTGAAATGCAGGAGCTGTTGCTTCTCGACCCTCTTTTTGAAAGTGAGACTCAAAGCATGCTGAATTTGGCCTTTTCCTCTTTTTAA